The Syngnathus typhle isolate RoL2023-S1 ecotype Sweden linkage group LG1, RoL_Styp_1.0, whole genome shotgun sequence genome includes a window with the following:
- the glod5 gene encoding glyoxalase domain-containing protein 5, with amino-acid sequence MALQRTACRFWTVQRILLKKDFTRTQEAVKRKGTCPIEVSHLDHLVLTVKSVPDTVKFYTSALGMDLVTFKGDRKALSFGKQKLNLHQLGKEFEPKAKHPTPGSADLCLITKTPLTTVAAHLKVCGVQIEEGPVDRTGAVGTITSLYFRDPDGNLIEVSNYHQETP; translated from the exons ATGGCACTGCAGAGAACTGCCTGTCGTTTTTGGACCGTCCAGAGGATTTTGCTTAAG AAAGACTTTACTCGAACGCAAGAAGCCGTAAAACGCAAAGGGACATGTCCGATAGAAGTGAGCCATTTGGACCATTTGGTGCTGACTGTGAAAAGTGTGCCGGACACGGTCAAGTTTTACACGTCTGCTCTGGGCATGGATCTTGTCACGTTTAAG GGGGACCGTAAAGCTCTGAGCTTTGGGAAGCAAAAGTTGAACCTTCACCAGCTGGGCAAGGAATTTGAGCCCAAGGCCAAGCATCCGACTCCAGGTTCTGCAGACTTGTGTCTCATTACCAAAACCCCTCTGACTACTGTCGCTGCACACCTAAAG GTGTGTGGGGTGCAGATAGAGGAGGGCCCGGTGGACAGGACGGGAGCGGTGGGGACAATCACCTCTCTGTACTTTCGAGATCCGGATGGCAACCTCATTGAAGTGTCCAATTATCATCAAGAAACACCATAA
- the si:ch211-153b23.4 gene encoding uncharacterized protein si:ch211-153b23.4, producing the protein MAQLHMSVGILGISGGSLLLLVNNYGSSPQKDFIPQTALGVLLLTVAAIVAYAGVCRSRDRLQLFSSLCLTISALWCASSLIYILTGQGVLEPKDLRSSLVPGLAAFSLALVVIASVALLVRQVLLFVIAISISLACAHQIASLSAEGFSKVATAANYLLVCLAGAYFGSGRLLSTITQGKVELPGTGLKPKAELKTETRRGCDDVMSVGVVMNLLSASVVASPLLGVVPRLSVGHVPWLWTAGAFQLATCLIFYRALEPLSATFYGLTAVLKLGEGYSGLLSFYSVEPHSPVPFPIVFSVLFFILTLFSCQKSLLEALYHLLFVAYCIAIASQPQGFFHKGSQGAQAVIFMGSACMLFVITYNMVSTKMIPTGQGLFEALVTRMRGFTVRPHNKELHAPLLGYSKYADAEVLGHACNVLATFAITTTVGDEAVLSVLVLPWVVVAGGVLQLLCGSLAFSRGKTFESTVFILYGVMWTLWGLTRYGGLYAGVKGFNVAVGIIGFLMFNTLVTAAALFVNAGWFVYALTFQLIIISFLLDALDALPYGYDIGVTVIFGLVSFYCFAAHLFNSTFQSPQIPFGTPLIKLSGLGGGSHVCPHMPARKATSLQRIADIMRNGGICGIPTDTVYVLVAACDRPDAVVKAYKVKKQAQDRPMSLWLSSIKQLDPVRHLLSPLLLDFMEAAWPSSISMVIPRGAWMDTFGLGDAAKHIGTPHSIAIRNPDCSVATHLIDLVGPVAVTSANPTGEADTTHHNQVYAKLGDKVDGVLCDGPSPENIASTVVDCTNIESGQIGFFRVGLIPKSKVLQIFKEVQTQHRRGQSNPVFEGDQPQSEMETSSTEESGRV; encoded by the exons ATGGCTCAGCTGCATATGTCCGTTGGCATATTGGGTATCTCTGGTG GTTCTCTTCTGCTTTTGGTAAACAACTATGGCAGCTCTCCTCAAAAAGATTTCATCCCCCAAACTGCCCTGGGGGTTCTACTCCTCACGGTGGCCGCCATTGTAGCTTACGCAG GTGTGTGTCGGAGCCGGGATAGGCTGCAGTTGTTCTCTTCCTTGTGTTTGACGATCTCGGCCCTGTGGTGCGCCTCCAGTCTGATCTACATCCTGACAGGACAGGGGGTGCTTGAGCCCAAAGACCTGAGGTCCTCACTGGTCCCTGGCTTGGCCGCATTTTCCTTGGCCCTAGTTGTCATCGCCAGTGTCGCTCTGCTAGTCCGACAAGTGCTTTTGTTTGTTATTGCCATCAGCATCAGCTTAGCTTGCGCCCATCAAATCGCCAGCCTGTCGGCCGAAGGTTTCAGCAAGGTTGCCACAGCAGCAAATTACCTTCTGGTCTGTCTTGCGGGTGCTTACTTTGGTTCAGGGCGTCTGTTGAGCACTATCACGCAAGGGAAAGTGGAACTTCCAGGGACGGGCTTGAAGCCAAAAGCCGAGTTGAAGACGGAGACACGGCGCGGGTGTGACGACGTGATGTCAGTGGGCGTGGTGATGAACTTGCTGTCGGCCTCGGTGGTGGCCAGTCCTCTGCTGGGCGTGGTCCCTCGACTATCTGTTGGTCACGTCCCCTGGCTGTGGACAGCTGGCGCATTCCAGCTTGCCACATGTCTCATCTTCTACCGAGCCTTGGAGCCACTCTCGGCTACGTTTTATGGTTTGACAGCAGTGCTGAAGTTGGGCGAGGGCTACAGTGGTCTCCTATCGTTCTACTCCGTCGAGCCGCACTCTCCCGTGCCCTTCCCAATCGTCTTCTCCGTGCTTTTCTTCATCCTGACTCTGTTCAGCTGTCAGAAGAGCCTGCTGGAAGCCCTCTACCATCTGTTATTTGTTGCTTATTGTATCGCAATCGCTTCTCAACCTCAAGGCTTCTTCCACAAAGGGAGTCAGGGTGCACAAGCGGTTATATTTATGGGCTCTGCTTGTATGCTTTTTGTCATAACCTACAACATGGTGTCCACTAAAATGATCCCTACAGGGCAGGGCCTTTTTGAAGCCTTAGTAACCAGGATGAGGGGCTTCACTGTTCGACCTCATAACAAGGAGCTCCACGCACCTCTCTTAGGGTACTCCAAATATGCAGATGCAGAGGTGTTGGGCCATGCGTGTAACGTGTTGGCTACGTTTGCTATAACAACTACAGTTGGAGATGAGGCGGTGTTGTCCGTGCTGGTTCTCCCCTGGGTGGTGGTCGCCGGCGGGGTCCTGCAGCTGCTCTGCGGATCGCTCGCTTTCTCCAGAGGAAAGACCTTCGAGAGCACCGTGTTTATCCTCTACGGCGTGATGTGGACGCTGTGGGGCTTGACACGATACGGAGGGTTGTACGCCGGCGTGAAAGGTTTTAACGTAGCCGTCGGCATCATCGGTTTCTTGATGTTCAACACTTTGGTGACGGCCGCAGCGCTGTTTGTAAATGCCGGATGGTTTGTGTACGCGCTCACCTTTCAGCTTATCATCATCAGTTTCCTGTTGGATGCACTCGATGCGCTACCTTACGGATATGACATTGGCGTCACCGTTATCTTTGGCCTGGtcagtttttattgttttgcgGCTCACCTTTTCAACAGCACCTTCCAGTCCCCTCAGATTCCCTTTGGCACGCCTTTAATAAAGCTGAGTGGGCTTGGGGGAGGGTCTCATGTCTGCCCGCATATGCCAGCTCGAAAGGCCACATCACTTCAACGAATTGCAG ACATCATGAGGAATGGTGGAATATGCGGCATTCCTACCGACACGGTCTATGTGCTGGTGGCAGCTTGCGACAGGCCTGATGCAGTCGTCAAAGCGTACAA GGTGAAGAAGCAGGCACAGGACCGACCCATGTCCCTGTGGCTGTCCTCCATCAAGCAGCTTGACCCAGTCCGACACCTGCTGAGTCCGCTGCTCCTTGACTTCATGGAGGCTGCTTGGCCATCTTCTATCAGCATGGTTATACCAAGAG GCGCATGGATGGACACCTTTGGTTTAGGAGACGCTGCCAAACACATCGGGACTCCCCATAGCATTGCTATCAGGAACCCAGACTGTTCTGTGGCCACACACCTTATAGATCTA GTAGGTCCTGTTGCTGTGACCTCAGCCAACCCTACAGGAGAGGCTGACACGACCCACCACAACCAAGTTTATGCCAAGCTGGGGGATAAG GTGGACGGAGTTTTATGTGATGGACCATCACCAGAAAACATTGCATCCACCGTGGTAGATTGCACTAACATTGAATCAGGGCAAATTGGTTTCTTCAGAGTGGGTCTTATACCAAAATCCAAG GTTCTTCAAATTTTTAAAGAAGTTCAGACACAGCACAGGAGAGGACAGAGCAATCCAGTGTTTGAAGGAGATCAACCGCAAAGTGAGATGGAGACGTCTTCAACAGAAGAGAGCGGCAGAGTCTGA
- the zgc:174917 gene encoding probable alpha-ketoglutarate-dependent hypophosphite dioxygenase, translating to MTTSPSELLETYEQQGFLSGVPVLNDGELREATLAFARLEKEFGEDYTQYSLHNVHLEYLWVMGLSKHPRILQVLQAILGPDVILLDSRFICKYPVPAGRTRGDELPYVAWHQDMRYWGIAGGPVLSVWLALDDSLKENGALQVIPGSHCSGMFPHRQAVRPGNMLTVNQEIPEELLHTDQAVLCPLFAGQMSIHDGLLVHASEPNTSRKRRCGFVIRYVPTRAYPIEDPDRPRKFHATVVVCGTDQFKHFSH from the exons ATGACTACATCCCCAAGCGAGCTCCTGGAGACCTACGAGCAGCAGGGCTTCCTTTCAGGCGTGCCCGTGTTGAACGACGGCGAGCTGAGGGAGGCCACGCTCGCATTTGCCCGGCTGGAGAAGgaatttg GTGAAGATTACACCCAGTACAGCCTTCATAATGTTCACCTTGAGTATCTTTGGGTAATGGGCCTGAGCAAACACCCTCGCATCTTGCAAGTGCTGCAAGCCATTTTGGGCCCTGACGTAATCCTGCTGGATTCCCGTTTCATCTGCAAATACCCGGTGCCCGCAGGCAGGACGCGGGGGGATGAACTGCCGTATGTGGCTTGGCATCAAGATATGAG ATATTGGGGTATTGCCGGTGGCCCCGTTTTGTCGGTGTGGCTGGCTTTAGATGACTCGCTGAAAGAGAACGGAGCCCTGCAGGTGATCCCAG GTAGCCACTGCTCCGGCATGTTTCCTCATCGCCAAGCCGTCCGGCCTGGAAACATGCTGACAGTCAATCAGGAGATCCCGGAAGAGTTGCTCCATACTGACCAGGCTGTGCTTTGTCCCCTTTTTGCCGGACAGATGTCT ATCCACGACGGCCTTCTCGTGCATGCTAGTGAGCCCAACACATCCCGGAAGAGACGCTGCGGCTTTGTGATTCGTTACGTACCCACCCGAGCGTACCCGATAGAG GATCCTGACCGTCCTCGGAAATTCCACGCAACTGTTGTCGTTTGTGGAACAGACCAATTCAAACACTTCTCACACTAA
- the irg1l gene encoding immunoresponsive gene 1, like → MSCLLQKAIRPIWSVKELHKSAVEVLKQPSPEDTVTASFGKFISEVKPQHLSSVVLHRSKRMVLDSIGVGLLGSTTDVFRLALQHSQLLYAHHDVSSVYGPEGTKLSPTLAAFVNGVATHSMDFDDTWHPATHPSGAVLPAVLAVSDMMPANGKPSGLHFLLAFNVGIEIQGRLMRFSNEAHNIPKRFHPPSVVGTMGSAAACACLLSLSPSQCSHALAIAASLSGAPMANAATQSKPMHIGNASRLGLEAAVLASQGLEASQLVLDAVEGVAGFSAFFKDYAPQHLGSPNHGDHVFLIEEQDIAFKRFPAHLGMHWVADAAASVHKNLVGFGPGKVTPAHIQAVLLRVPDSKYINRPFPESDHQARHSFQFNACSALLDGEVTVQSFSPEAMSRPELLQLLRRVRVEHPDDNPANFNHMYGEVQVALVGGDVLRGRCDTFYGHWRKPLTNESLRKKFRNNAGAVLPTDKVERLIQMIEDMDKLNDCTPLLSQLQ, encoded by the exons ATGAGCTGCTTGCTACAG AAAGCCATCAGACCAATATGGTCTGTCAAAGAACTGCACAAGTCTGCAGTTGAGG TCTTGAAGCAGCCCTCCCCTGAGGACACGGTGACGGCGAGTTTTGGAAAGTTCATCAGTGAAGTAAAGCCTCAGCACTTGTCGTCTGTAGTCCTTCATCGCAGTAAGAGGATGGTGCTGGACAGTATCGGAGTCGGGCTCCTTGGCAGCACAACAGATGTTTTTCGACTGGCACTGCAGCACTCCCAG CTCCTGTACGCCCATCATGACGTCAGCTCTGTCTACGGACCCGAGGGCACCAAGCTCTCGCCAACACTGGCGGCTTTTGTCAACGGAGTGGCG ACTCACTCCATGGACTTTGATGATACATGGCACCCCGCCACTCATCCCTCCGGAGCAGTGCTCCCCGCTGTGCTGGCTGTCAGCGACATGATGCCCGCCAATGGCAAGCCCAGTGGTCTGCACTTCCTGCTGGCTTTCAACGTCGGCATTGAGATCCAGGGCCGACTCATGAGGTTCTCTAATGAGGCTCATAACATCCCCAAGCG GTTTCACCCTCCCAGCGTGGTGGGGACAATGGGAAGTGCAGCAGCTTGCGCTTGCCTCTTGTCACTGAGTCCGTCGCAGTGCAGTCACGCCTTGGCCATCGCTGCTTCTCTCTCTGGGGCGCCGATGGCTAACGCTGCAACTCAGTCCAAGCCCATGCACATTGGCAATGCCTCCCGCTTGGGGCTGGAGGCAGCTGTACTGGCCTCTCAAGGACTTGAGGCAAGTCAGCTAGTCCTGGATGCTGTCGAAGGGGTTGCTGGTTTCAGTGCTTTCTTCAAAGACTATGCGCCGCAGCATTTGGGTTCACCCAACCATGGTGACCATGTGTTCTTGATAGAAGAGCAGGATATAGCCTTTAAACGCTTTCCCGCACATCTGGGCATGCACTGGGTGGCAGATGCCGCAGCCTCGGTGCACAAGAACCTCGTGGGTTTCGGTCCTGGAAAGGTGACCCCGGCTCACATTCAGGCCGTCCTGCTCAGAGTTCCTGACTCCAAATACATCAACAGGCCTTTCCCAGAGTCGGACCACCAGGCCCGCCATTCTTTCCAGTTCAACGCTTGCAGTGCTCTCCTGGACGGCGAGGTGACCGTGCAGTCCTTCAGCCCGGAAGCCATGTCTCGTCCTGAGCTCCTCCAGTTACTGAGACGTGTCCGTGTGGAGCATCCCGACGACAACCCAGCCAATTTCAATCACATGTATGGTGAAGTCCAAGTAGCGCTTGTTGGGGGAGACGTCCTGAGAGGGCGCTGCGATACATTCTACGGTCACTGGCGCAAACCACTGACCAACGAGAGCCTGAGAAAGAAGTTCAGGAATAATGCGGGTGCTGTGCTTCCTACAGATAAAGTTGAGAGACTAATTCAAATGATAGAAGACATGGACAAACTCAACGACTGTACCCCTCTTCTCTCACAACTCCAGTAA
- the si:ch211-153b23.7 gene encoding TNFAIP3-interacting protein 3: MDQEKLALTSSSSSAADIHKDLSVTSELDPRRSSETSWSPSVEQHVADSMSITSADQEKLLLLNKNTELRRVNKELMKLNEEWDQMYRNTTLGLQHRLEGLEMENASLKELNGKLLLKVDNQQSAKDYYEQSLMLELKKNQELQEYVRLLEQRRQQPPIQKDRVRVTAPNFLSSSFPVSSPSLDVKQKANHRNCDSHQEVLDLKEQLEALRCQTEIYEAEYQTEHSNHKHTLQDNQRLRKKRKEMRQQLDLLQEQLKVYEDDFRRERSDKQMLQRLLLKKTAPNKDPVLVHRCNNELQPEGSDKRTQTPARKQHHPLCPKHTNRSKD; encoded by the exons ATGGATCAAGAGAAGCTGGCTTTGACATCTTCATCCTCATCAGCGGCAGATATACACAAAGACTTGTCAGTGACAAGCGAACTCGACCCCAGAAGATCATCAGAAACATCCTG GTCACCCTCTGTGGAACAGCATGTGGCTGACAGCATGAGCATCACCTCGGCTGATCAAGAGAAGCTGCTGCTGCTTAACAAGAACACGGAGCTCCGCAGAGTTAACAAGGAG CTGATGAAACTGAATGAGGAGTGGGATCAGATGTATCGCAATACCACCCTGGGGTTGCAGCACCGGCTGGAAGGTTTGGAGATGGAAAATGCCTCCCTCAAAGAGCTTAACGGCAAACTACTGCTTAAAGTGGACAACCAGCAG AGTGCAAAGGACTATTACGAGCAGTCACTCATGCTGGAGCTGAAGAAGAATCAAGAACTTCAAGAATATGTGCGGTTACTGGAGCAACGGAGGCAACAGCCACCCATCCAAAAG GACAGGGTCCGGGTCACGGCGCCCAACTTCTTATCCTCTAGCTTCCCCGTATCCTCTCCCAGTCTGGATGTGAAGCAGAAGGCCAACCACCGGAACTGCGACTCCCATCAAGAGGTGCTGGATCTAAAAGAGCAACTCGAAGCACTGAGGTGTCAG ACCGAGATCTATGAGGCAGAATATCAGACTGAGCACAgcaaccacaaacacacactgcagGACAACCAAAggctgaggaagaagaggaaggagaTGCGTCAACAGCTGGACCTACTGCAAGAGCAG CTTAAAGTATACGAGGATGACTTTCGGAGGGAGCGATCCGACAAGCAGATGCTGCAGAGGCTGCTGTTGAAAAAAACAGCACCCAACAAGGACCCAGTGCTGGTGCACCGCTGCAATAACGAATTGCAGCCAGAGGGGAGCGACAAAAGAACACAGACTCCAGCCAGAAAGCAACACCACCCGCTCTGTCCCAAGCACACAAATAGGAGCAAAGACTGA
- the si:ch211-153b23.5 gene encoding glutamine amidotransferase-like class 1 domain-containing protein 3, mitochondrial, whose translation MFTSQESHLFLGESTHIVQTFSRSAMATRVAIILSGCGVYDGTEIHEASAVLVHLSRAGAKAQMFAPNQDQMHVIDHCEGKPSDGKRNVLQESARIARGDITDLAELDVSAFDAVIIPGGFGVAKNLSDWGVKNKDFSIKPDVEKTLRDFHKAGKPLAMCCIAPVLAAKILPGCELTVGQDKESDMWPYAQTAGVLKEMGCKHVNTGVQQVHVDLKHKLITAPAFMSNAPIHEIFDGIGVMVEETLKLA comes from the exons atgttcACTTCACAAGAGTCACATCTCTTCCTGGGAGAGTCGACACATATTGTGCAAACCTTTTCAAG gaGCGCCATGGCAACACGTGTAGCTATTATTCTCTCAGGCTGCGGCGTGTACGACGGCACAGAGATCCATGAGGCCTCGGCTGTCCTTGTTCATTTGAGTCGCGCTGGAGCCAAA GCTCAAATGTTTGCACCGAATCAAGATCAGATGCACGTTATCGATCATTGTGAGGGGAAACCTTCGGACGGCAAGAGAAACGTCCTGCAGGAGAGCGCCCGAATCGCCAGGGGTGACATCACGGATTTGGCCGAGTTAGATGTTTCAGCGTTCGATGCTGTCATCATCCCTG GCGGTTTTGGCGTGGCGAAAAACCTCAGCGACTGGGGAGTGAAGAATAAGGACTTCAGCATCAAGCCAGATGTGGAGAAGACCCTGAGGGATTTCCACAAAGCTGGAAAGCCGTTGGCCATGTGCTGCATCGCTCCAGTCCTCGCTGCCAAAATCCTGCCAGGTTGTGAGCTCACAGTGGGGCAGGACAAGGAGAGTGACAT GTGGCCGTACGCCCAGACGGCGGGTGTCTTAAAAGAGATGGGCTGTAAGCACGTGAATACAGGAGTGCAGCAAGTGCATGTTGACCTTAAGCACAAACTCATCACCGCTCCGGCTTTCATGAGCAACGCTCCCATTCACGAGATCTTCGATGGAATCGGCGTCATGGTTGAAGAAACCCTGAAACTGGCCTAA